The genomic window CAATGAGAAATGCAGCAGCCCTGAGCGCCGCAGGGGTCGTATTGCTGTGGGTAAACCGGCCCGTATCCGTTACGATTGCTACATATAAGGCCGTTGCCATATCCGGGGTAATATCAATGTCCATCTCCCTCAAAAGAGTCAGAACAATTTCCCCCGTGGCGCACATATCCTCCGCAACCCAATTGACCGCGCCAAAATATTCATTCGAGATGTGATGGTCTACATTGATAATTTTCGCATCTTCGGGAATAATTTCCTGTATCATGCCGAGACGCTCAAGAGTGGGGCTATCGAGGGCAAAAACAACCTCTGCGCGATCTTTTGGGGAATCTGGGTAGATATAAACCCCTTCCGGCGGAATGATGAATTGATACATCTGGGGAGTTGGGGAATCGTTGGCGATACAGACCGTTTTTCCCATGCTCCTGAGGGCATGATAGAGAGCCACTTCCGATCCGATACCGTCTCCGTCTGCCCGGACGTGGGTAGTAATGAGGAAGCGCTGATAGCGTTTTACCATGCTACAGATTTCTTCCCCATGCATCTTGACGATCGTGTCTTCCACTGGTTTCCCTCCCCTGATCAGAACGCAACATCGTGCGCTGAACACAGTCATTTTGTCTTCCATTCGTTGCCAAGAAAGGGCGATTATAGGGGAAACAGAGCCCTTTGTCAAACCTTCTTTTCCCTTGCATTTTATTCGTTGATACGTTACCATGAGAATTTGTAAGAAAATTGTTTTTTTCTCATAATCTTCATGGTGAAATAATCTCAAGAGCATTGTTTAAAAAGGCAG from Candidatus Brocadia sp. includes these protein-coding regions:
- a CDS encoding bifunctional oligoribonuclease/PAP phosphatase NrnA: MTVFSARCCVLIRGGKPVEDTIVKMHGEEICSMVKRYQRFLITTHVRADGDGIGSEVALYHALRSMGKTVCIANDSPTPQMYQFIIPPEGVYIYPDSPKDRAEVVFALDSPTLERLGMIQEIIPEDAKIINVDHHISNEYFGAVNWVAEDMCATGEIVLTLLREMDIDITPDMATALYVAIVTDTGRFTHSNTTPAALRAAAFLIERGARHEEISKNVYNTNSFPLIQLRARVLNTVGLHAGNRIAVIWLTKEMLEKAKINAIDTQEFADIPVSIEGVTVGVLLREMTKPNWIKASFRSRNGFNVNDVAKKFGGGGHKYAAGCEIQGTIAEVQQLILGELEKAFL